From the Streptomyces sp. 846.5 genome, the window CACCCGCGGCGGCTTCACCCGCGACGAAGCCTCCCGCTCCACCCCGACCGCCTCGAACTCGTCCACCCCGTGCGGAAAGTTCGTCGCTGTCCCGTTGATCTGCTCAAACATCCACTCGGGCGCGAAGTTGACCACGAACTCGCCGGTGGCCTCCACGTTCACCAGCGTGTCCTTACGGCCCACCGAGGTGAACTGCACAATGGGCGGAGAGGTGCAGGCGACGGTGAAGAACGAGTGCGGTGCAAGGTTCGGAACATTCCCATTTGCGGACACAGTGGACACCCAGGCGATCGGCCGGGGCACTACGACTGCAGTGAGCAACCGATAGAACGCAGTGGCGTCCATGGCTTTTGGATCAAAGTCGATGCGCATAGAGCCATTATGGTCGCCCGCGTGAACTCCGATCATGCGACCGCCAGCAGCCCGATGACCTGCGAGAACGCCCCAGATGGTCCGTCGAGCAGGGCAGAAGCCACAGAACGGAGCGCCAGCAGGTCGATCTGGGTCGCCTAGCGAAGCAGCGCCTCGAACAGAGACCCACAACCGTGGCGACGCCACGCGATACAGCTTTCTACCAAATGTATGACGTCAAAGGTTCTTCACCGTTCACGGTCGACAGCCACTCGCCGTGCACCGTGGGGAGAACCATTCGGCTTGTCGACTCGCGCACCCCAGGGCGGACCAGCCTGCGCCGGCGAGGTGTATCGGTTCGAGCTCTACTTCGACATCTAAAACCAAGGTGACTGGATAGCTGCGTCTGCTCGGAGGCATGTCTGAGCTCCGGTCGGTGGGACCGGCGAGGGTCAGGTGGTGGCGGGCATCCAGGGACTGCCGCGCATGGCGTGGCTGAGGACGTCGAGCATGTTCTGGCCTTGACGGTCGGCCGTGGCGAGGTAGGTGCGTATCGCCGCGAAGTCCTGGGCCCCGAGCAGGGTCCGCAGGCTCCCGGACACCTTGATCCGCAGTTTCGCCGTCCTGATCGTCTGCTCGGCCGGGTTGTTGTCGAAGGGAAGGTTCGGGTCGTGGACCCGGCGCAGGTAGTCGTCCCAGCGGCTGTGCAGCCGCTTGAACAGGGCATTGTGTTTGCACTCGGTCTTCGAGGAGCGGGCGGCGGTCGCCTTCACGCCGTCGCGTACCGCCGTGCGCAGCGCTTTCAGCTCCCCGGTCCTGAGCCTGCCCGTGATTGGCTCCGCGTCGACTTCGCGGGCCGCGTCCGCGGCCTTCTTCAGCGCCAGCAGCGCGTCGAAGGCCCGGTAGGCCGCGCAGCGGGCCTGCTCAGACCCGCATTGGGTGACCGCGACCAGCTCCCGCAGGGCGTGAGCTGAGCACAGTGCACGGGTGGCGTCGGTGTAGGTGTCGTACGGGGCCCAGGCGTCGTGCATGGCCACCCCGCGGAAGGCGGGCAGGATCCCGGCGGCGTCGGTCGCCTGGGTCCCGCGCCGACGGTGCACGCTCAGGTGCACGAACATCGCGGTGGAGGCGGAGTGCAGCCAGTGCAACCGGCCGGCCGTGCGGAACCCGGTCTCGTCGAAGAACGCCAACGACGCACCCGCCACCCGTGCGGCGACCATGCGGCCGAACGTGTCCAGGGTCTTCGCGCAGCGCCGTATCCAACTGGTCGCGGTGGCCACCGCGACCGGAGGGCCGAACAGATCGGCCAGTGCGCGGGCGGTACGGTCCTTGGACAGGAACTGTCCATGCATCACATACACCCCGGCGGCAGCCAGCCGGGGTCCGTACTGCACCGGGGCGGCCACCTGGGCTGGGGCCGTGGCCCGGGCCTTGATTCCGCAGGGGCACCTGACCGTGAGCAGTCGGTGCTCGGTCACCTCCAGGCGCAGCTCTTGGGGCAGGTCGAAGACCTGACGGCGCTCCGTCGCGACCACGGGCGCGTCCGAGAGGTCGGACCCGCAGCCGGTGCAGGGGCCGGGCCGGTGGGTGACGGTCTCATCCGGGACCGGGACCTGGCGCAGCGTGGCCCCGCCTGCCCCCTGGGACGGCCCGGGCCACGCCCGGACTTCCCACGCAGCGACTTCGGGGGCGGGCCTGGCCAAGCCGTCCGAGGACGGGGGCTTCGAGGAATTCGTGGAGTTCTGGCCCAGCCGGGCCTCCAGGTCCGCGATCCGGACCCGGGCCGGTGCCAACTCGGTGCGCGCCGCGGTCAGCTCGCTTCGCAACTCCACCACCAGCACCGCGAGTTCCTCATAGCTGGGGAGCGGCGCGACTGGGGGCATGAGGCACCATGATCACGAAACCGGGCGTAAAGATCAACTCGACCGCCGACGACCAGCTATCCAGTCCCCCGGAATCAATCCGGCTTGGCCGAGATGGGGGATCGTGATAGCGCTCGCCTCTCTGACGGATGGTCAGATTTACCGCTGCGCCCCTCGGAGTCCGGCCCCTCTGCGCAGCCACCGCGTCGGCGAACTGCGTTACCGTGCCAGCCTCGGAGTGAACCAGCAACCAACGCATTACGAGACCGTGAGCGTTCGTGTTGCGTGGTGCTTCGTCGTGCTGCCTGGTGACGTTCTTCCTGATCAGAGCACATGCGGCAGGTTGACCCGTGCCACCCGGTGATGCTCCGTCCCAAGGCGTCTGTCCACCGGCTGTCCATCGAAGGGGTGTCGTCGGCACGCCAGCGAGCCTGGAGCTGGGCTCCCGACGACGCTGTCAACCAAGCAGAAGCGACGAACGGAAGCCACTGTAGGGCCTCCACAAGCGCCGTCACGCGGCTCCTGCCCGGGTGCCGGACGCCGTAGCCGACGAAGAACCCCGCACTGTGGGTGCTCAGGGTCGCCACAGCCGACCGGGTCCACTCTCGTCGAGCTGTTCATCGAGGATCTCGGCAGCCCAGGCGCGCAACCGTCTGCGCATGTCCTCCACCTGGCCGCCATCGCCGCCGTATGCCTCATACCCCCGGTCCGGCCAACGGTAACCGCCCACAGCGCTTGCGCGAAGTAGCGCGGATCGACCCGGCGTCGTGCTCCGACCGCCAACTGCAGCGCTGTGCGCCGCTCACCCGAGTACGACCCGGAGGCAAGCACGGCATTCACGTCGAGGTAATCCCGTGACGCGGCCCGGCCGAACAGCGTGGGTCACCTTGTTGGCCATCGCGTCATCGAGGTGGAGGACCGGACCGGTCTCCATCACAGCAGGCGGGCAAGCCCGCCAGTCGCACCCGAATCCACCTGCGCCGAGAGCCCCCAGCTCATCAGCAAACGCGAACCGGGCGAACACTCCACCGGATCCTCCCTATCAACGGTCAGGTGCGCCGCCCGGTAGGCGGCAGCCACCGCATCGACGGCCTCGAGCCGGCAGCGCTGCGGCACCGCTCAACGGTGAAGGCCCCCTGTTCGACGGCCTGCCCGCCGGTGGAAGAAGCACGTCGATCACCTGAAACGGGAGCTGACGAGTCGGGGTCAGCGGCGGAGTTCGCGGTAGCGGCTGGGGGCGGTGCCGTAGGTGGAGGTGAAGGTTCGGCTGAAGACGGCCAGGTTGGTGAATCCGTAGCGGGCGGCGATGTCCGTCAGCGAGTGGTTGGCGTTGCGGGGCGAGAGCAACGCTTGCCGGCAGTACTCCAGGCGACGGGTTCTGATCGCGGTGGCCACCGTGGTGTCGAAACGGGAGAAGACCCGATGGAGGGTGCGGGTAGAGATGAAGAAAGTGTTCGCGATCTGCTGGGGTGACAGGCTCGGGTCGTCGATGTGAGCGTTGATATGGCGCAGCACGGCGGCGTAGAGCTGACGTGCCTGGGCATCGGGGTCGTCCGGCTCGACCTCCTCGAGCGCGGCTGTGATCACCAGCTCGGCGATTTCGTCGGCGAGCCGGATCGCACCGGCGGAAGACACCTCGCAGCCAGGGTCCAGCAAGTTCGACAGGACCGGTGACAGCAGCCGTCCCAGCGCCGAATCCGCGCGCACAGCCGTCGCAGTCAGCCGCTGCGATCCCGACTCCGCCAGTGGGATGGACGCACGCGGCCAGGTGTACACGCGCAGCTTCCAGTCAGGGCTCAGGCTCCAGGAGAACGGTCGGGAGGTTTCGTAAATGGCGAAATCCCCCGGCCGCAGCGTGCAGGTCCGCCCGTCCTGGGAGAGAAGGCCCTCGCCCGCGACCGGCATGCCGATCTGCAGAAGGTCACGGGGTTGTCGGGCGGTCAGGCGCGAGGTGCGCTCGAAGGTCTGCGAGGTGGCCGCGACGTCGGCGGCCATCAGGTGCGCCAGCTGCCGGGTGCGCACCGACCCGGAGAACCGGGCAGGGTCGGCGGGCGTGATGTCGAGCGCCACAAAGGTGTCGCGGATCATCTCGATCCAGGTGTCGACCGCATTGGTTCGAACCGTCGCCGAGGGGCACTCCGGGGCGTCAGGCCGATCGGCGGGTGCAGGTCGCATCGACATGAACGGCCCCTTCTGTCGGAGTGAACCTTCACCCCCACGAAACCGGCTATGCCACGTATTGCAGCCGTACTATACGCGGTCGCAGTCCGTAACGGGAGGGGCGGATTGCGGTGTCCAGGACCGGCGCGTACGGCCGCCTCGGCGGCGGCCGAGCGCTGGTTCCGGATCACCGACAGGCGGTACGCGCGCCGTCCGCGGCTCCGTCGCGGGCCCACAGCGCCACGGACACCCTCGTCGGGCCGTGGACAGAATGGGGCGCCAAAGGCCGAAGCGGACGCGAACCGCCGGATCTCGGAGGCGCGGGATCCACCGTCGCACGGGTCACAGCACGGTTCCGGGACACGCAAGCGAGACCCGCAGCGACCTCGTTCGGCACACCGTGGGCCGACCGCGACGATGGCACTGACGGTCAAGACAGGTGTCTCTGAGTGACAAGCACAACGCCCCGGCGACCCGTACGGTCTTAGTTACTCGCAGAACCGCAAGGTGGCGTTCCGGCCTTTCGCCCGGCCGCGCTGGAGGGCCGAGATGCCACGTCATTCCGATCGAAAAATCCGAACCGACTTTCGAAATGCGGCCCGCCACTTACCCCGAAGGCCCCACGGAAATTCTGTTCGCGCACTTCGGGGCGCAGGCGTCGCGGCCGAACGACGCGCTTCATGCGTACGGGTGCGCCAACGACAAAAAACGCGGAAGGCGTACTGACCCGCTCGACGGCGGTGTCGAGGTCGAGCCCGACGATCCGGGCGCCGGCTCCGGCGCGCTTCTCCCAGTCACGTCTCGCGGTCGGTTTCGGCTCACCTCTTGATGAGACGCGGATCACCGTACGTGCTCTCGCGTCACCGAGTCCTGACATATAGGAGGATTGGCATGGAGGTTCCCTCACGGAGGGCCTTCGGGGACCTGGCGGTGGAGCTGCGGCTCGACGTTCCCGCAGAGCAACTGGACGCGTACCACGCGGCGGTATCTGGCTTGCTCGGCTCCTGGGCGATGGTTGACGAGCTGTATGACCGCCATGGGGCGCCGACAGCCCCGGTGCGTGAGTGGTCCGAGCCGGCCGACAACCCGCTCGGCGCGTGGTACGTGACCACCGAGTTGCGCGAAAAGGCCGATGGCCCGTTGGCGGGTCGCCGTGTTGCGGTCAAGGACAACGTCGCGGTTGCGGGCGTGCCCATGATGAACGGATCGGAGACCGTTCGCGGCTTTGTTCCGAGCGTGGACGCGACCGTGGTGACACGCCTTCTCCAGGCGGGAGCGACCATCGCCGGCAAGGCGGTGTGTGAAGACCTCTGCTTCTCCGGGGCATCGCACACCTCCAAGAACGGCCCGGTCCGCAACCCCTGGGATCGTGACCGCACGACCGGTGGCTCGTCCAGCGGCAGCGCCGCCCTGGTCGCCTCTGGCGAGGTCGACCTCGCGCTCGGTGGTGACCAGGGCGGGTCGATCCGGATCCCGGCCGCGTTCTGCGGTGTCGTCGGCTTCAAGCCCACCTTCGGCCTGGTGCCGTACACCGGGGCGTTTCCCATCGAGCAGTCGCTGGACCACCTCGGCCCGATCGCGCCGACCGTTGCCGACGCGGCCGCGATGTTGACGGTGATCGCAGGTGCGGACGGCAAGGACCCCCGCCAGCCCACCGGTGTCGCCGGAACGGACTATCTCGCCGCGCTGGAGAACCCGGGACGCGGCCTGCGCATCGGTGTCGTCACTGAGGGGTTCGACCAGGCCAACTCCGACCCGGGCGTCAACGCGGTCGTCAGGCGGGCCATTGAAGAGCTGACGGCGGCGGGCCACGTCGCTGAAGAGGTGTCGATTCCGTGGCACAAGCACGGCGCCGCCATCTGGGACGTCATCTCCGTCGAGGGCGCGACCTGGCAGATGGTGCAGGGCAACGCCTACGGCATGAACTGGAAGGGTTCCTACGACCCGGCGCTGATCGCGTTCTTCGGCGAGCGGTGGCGCCGCGATCCATCGGCGTTCTCCGAGACGGTCAAGCTGGTTGCCCTCGGCGGCACCTACGCGCTTCGCAACGGCTACGGCGCCGGCTACGCCAAGGCGCGAAACCTCGAAGGCGTCATGGCCGCCGCCTACGACAGCGTGCTCGGCACCTGTGACGTCCTGGTCATGCCGACGCTGCCCATCACCGCGAGCCTCATCCCGCCGGCGGAGGCTCCTGTCGAGGAGGTCCTCGGACGGGCCCTGGAGATGGTCTCCAACACCGCGCCGTTGGACGTGACCGGTCACCCCGCATGCACTATCCCGGCCGGCCTGGCCGATGGCCTGCCGGTCGGTCTGATGGTCATCGGCAAGCGGTTCGACGACGCCCACGTCCTGCGCGCGGCGCACGCCTTCGAGCAGACGCTCGGAACGCTTGCCGCCCCCGACAAGAAGAAGGAGATCACCGCATGAACGGAGTGTTCGACCTCGCCGGCACCGACGGTGTCGGACCGGTAGTCGTCCCCGACGAGGAGCCGGTCTTCCGCGCCGAATGGGAGAAGGCCGTCTTCCCGATGTTCGCCATGTGCTTCCGCGCGGGTTTCTTCGGCGTCGACCAGTTCCGTCACGGCATCGAGTTGATCGATCCGGCCGTCTACCTGAAGTCGCCGTACTACGAGCACTGGGTCCACACCGTCGAGCACTTCGGTGAGAAGCTCGGCAAGCTCGACATGGCCGAACTCGACCGTCGCACCGAGTACTACCTCGCGAACCCGGATGCTCCGCTTCCGGAGCACGCCAACGACCCCGCGCTGGTCGCCTTCGTCGAGGCCGTGGTTCCGGCCGGCGCTCCGGCCAAGCGTCCCTCGGACAAGGTGGCCCGTTTCAAGGTCGGCGACATCGTCCGAGTCGACCGCTCGGCTCCCAAGGGTCACACTCGCCGCGCCCGCTACATCCGTGGCGCGATCGGCGAGGTAGTGCTCCACCACGGACCGATGATCTACCCCGACAGCGCCGGAAACGACCTCGGCGAGAACCCGGAGCACGTCTACACGCTCCGGTTCACCAACGAAGAACTGTGGGGCGCCGAGAACGCCG encodes:
- a CDS encoding IS66 family transposase, with the translated sequence MPPVAPLPSYEELAVLVVELRSELTAARTELAPARVRIADLEARLGQNSTNSSKPPSSDGLARPAPEVAAWEVRAWPGPSQGAGGATLRQVPVPDETVTHRPGPCTGCGSDLSDAPVVATERRQVFDLPQELRLEVTEHRLLTVRCPCGIKARATAPAQVAAPVQYGPRLAAAGVYVMHGQFLSKDRTARALADLFGPPVAVATATSWIRRCAKTLDTFGRMVAARVAGASLAFFDETGFRTAGRLHWLHSASTAMFVHLSVHRRRGTQATDAAGILPAFRGVAMHDAWAPYDTYTDATRALCSAHALRELVAVTQCGSEQARCAAYRAFDALLALKKAADAAREVDAEPITGRLRTGELKALRTAVRDGVKATAARSSKTECKHNALFKRLHSRWDDYLRRVHDPNLPFDNNPAEQTIRTAKLRIKVSGSLRTLLGAQDFAAIRTYLATADRQGQNMLDVLSHAMRGSPWMPATT
- a CDS encoding flavin reductase family protein → MRIDFDPKAMDATAFYRLLTAVVVPRPIAWVSTVSANGNVPNLAPHSFFTVACTSPPIVQFTSVGRKDTLVNVEATGEFVVNFAPEWMFEQINGTATNFPHGVDEFEAVGVEREASSRVKPPRVAGSPVALECRLHSTLCLGNSTVVFGEVLHAAVTDEVLVDGHPEITKMRPLSRLGKNEWGLTEGIRELARTPFGEWEKQQHER
- a CDS encoding amidase, yielding MEVPSRRAFGDLAVELRLDVPAEQLDAYHAAVSGLLGSWAMVDELYDRHGAPTAPVREWSEPADNPLGAWYVTTELREKADGPLAGRRVAVKDNVAVAGVPMMNGSETVRGFVPSVDATVVTRLLQAGATIAGKAVCEDLCFSGASHTSKNGPVRNPWDRDRTTGGSSSGSAALVASGEVDLALGGDQGGSIRIPAAFCGVVGFKPTFGLVPYTGAFPIEQSLDHLGPIAPTVADAAAMLTVIAGADGKDPRQPTGVAGTDYLAALENPGRGLRIGVVTEGFDQANSDPGVNAVVRRAIEELTAAGHVAEEVSIPWHKHGAAIWDVISVEGATWQMVQGNAYGMNWKGSYDPALIAFFGERWRRDPSAFSETVKLVALGGTYALRNGYGAGYAKARNLEGVMAAAYDSVLGTCDVLVMPTLPITASLIPPAEAPVEEVLGRALEMVSNTAPLDVTGHPACTIPAGLADGLPVGLMVIGKRFDDAHVLRAAHAFEQTLGTLAAPDKKKEITA
- a CDS encoding helix-turn-helix domain-containing protein; its protein translation is MIRDTFVALDITPADPARFSGSVRTRQLAHLMAADVAATSQTFERTSRLTARQPRDLLQIGMPVAGEGLLSQDGRTCTLRPGDFAIYETSRPFSWSLSPDWKLRVYTWPRASIPLAESGSQRLTATAVRADSALGRLLSPVLSNLLDPGCEVSSAGAIRLADEIAELVITAALEEVEPDDPDAQARQLYAAVLRHINAHIDDPSLSPQQIANTFFISTRTLHRVFSRFDTTVATAIRTRRLEYCRQALLSPRNANHSLTDIAARYGFTNLAVFSRTFTSTYGTAPSRYRELRR
- the nthB gene encoding nitrile hydratase subunit beta, translated to MNGVFDLAGTDGVGPVVVPDEEPVFRAEWEKAVFPMFAMCFRAGFFGVDQFRHGIELIDPAVYLKSPYYEHWVHTVEHFGEKLGKLDMAELDRRTEYYLANPDAPLPEHANDPALVAFVEAVVPAGAPAKRPSDKVARFKVGDIVRVDRSAPKGHTRRARYIRGAIGEVVLHHGPMIYPDSAGNDLGENPEHVYTLRFTNEELWGAENAEPNGSVYFDVWDPYIELVTPVSANPEGAVA